The Euphorbia lathyris chromosome 3, ddEupLath1.1, whole genome shotgun sequence genome contains a region encoding:
- the LOC136223406 gene encoding (S)-8-oxocitronellyl enol synthase CYC2-like: MEIGGSDTSDSVALIVGVTGMVGSSLADALKKPPISGRARAWKVYGIARSTSLPTWFPSSLLDDFISVDILDEEATTKKLTPLSSQITHIFWVAFQLTENEEANITLNSTMLKNVLNVMKSAGSSSKLKHITLQTGTKHYMGPIFDTKLGNQVLVLGQDPPFKEDLPRLPYPNFYYTLEDLVASYSPSVTYSVHRSSIIIGASTKSFHNTLLSLCVYATICRFRGLPFKYPGSKYTWEHFCDMSDSGLLAEQQIWAAVSDGAKNQAFNCSNGDVFTWKRLWKELSEIFDVGFVEFDEKDKIGNWGEVMKVKGEVWDEIVEKYGLFKTKMEDVTCYDALSVVLNFEFQHVSSMNKSREFGFHGFRDTFKSIRFWVKRLKEMKIIP; the protein is encoded by the coding sequence ATGGAGATTGGAGGTTCAGATACATCAGATTCTGTGGCCTTAATTGTTGGTGTGACAGGCATGGTGGGATCGAGCTTAGCAGATGCTCTGAAGAAGCCACCAATTTCAGGCAGAGCTAGGGCTTGGAAAGTGTATGGAATTGCAAGGTCTACCTCTTTACCCACCTGGTTTCCCTCTTCTCTGCTTGATGATTTCATATCTGTAGATATCTTAGATGAAGAAGCTACAACAAAAAAGCTCACGCCTTTATCCTCTCAAATCACTCATATTTTCTGGGTTGCTTTTCAACTTACTGAAAATGAAGAAGCCAATATCACTTTGAATTCCACCATGTTGAAAAATGTACTTAATGTCATGAAATCCGCTGGCTCTTCCTCCAAGCTCAAGCATATAACACTTCAAACAGGTACTAAGCATTATATGGGTCCAATTTTCGATACCAAACTTGGAAACCAAGTGCTTGTTCTTGGTCAGGATCCACCATTCAAAGAGGATTTGCCTAGATTACCTTACCCAAATTTTTATTACACCTTAGAAGATCTGGTCGCGTCTTACAGTCCATCTGTCACATATTCTGTTCATCGCTCCTCTATCATAATTGGTGCATCTACCAAGAGTTTTCACAACACATTACTGAGTTTATGTGTTTATGCTACAATTTGTAGATTCAGAGGTCTTCCCTTTAAGTATCCAGGCAGCAAATACACATGGGAGCATTTCTGTGACATGTCGGATTCGGGGCTGCTAGCAGAGCAACAGATATGGGCAGCAGTGAGTGATGGGGCGAAGAATCAAGCTTTTAATTGCAGCAATGGTGATGTTTTCACTTGGAAAAGGTTGTGGAAGGAGTTGAGTGAGATTTTTGATGTGGGATTTGTGGAATTTGATGAGAAAGATAAGATTGGTAATTGGGGTGAGGTGATGAAGGTCAAAGGTGAGGTGTGGGATGAGATTGTTGAAAAATATGGTCTTTTTAAGACGAAAATGGAGGATGTTACCTGTTATGATGCACTTAGTGTGGTTTTGAATTTCGAGTTTCAACATGTTAGCAGCATGAATAAGAGCCGTGAATTTGGATTTCATGGGTTCAGGGATACATTCAAGAGTATCAGATTTTGGGTGAAAAGattgaaagagatgaaaatcattCCATGA